In Jaculus jaculus isolate mJacJac1 chromosome 11, mJacJac1.mat.Y.cur, whole genome shotgun sequence, the following proteins share a genomic window:
- the Stbd1 gene encoding starch-binding domain-containing protein 1 — protein sequence MGAVWSALLVGGGLAGALFLWLLRGDSGDPEKDGESQKDTPSGEAAAPGGEQGGGGGGPSPGPAKTEPDPKAEHLQECNGHLISVTKGPADLHKAQQLQNPSGADWGNASQDVLNTHSRAYSEVSRNKGLESHAGEQRFHEGQESPAKAATRVIQKLPANNLLVDKAKEVRLAQPDSQDSADHEDWEVLSRHSLRGDVGLGGSLEASGLRLSQGMDCGRSPLVGTGGWRADGKAVSPEPQQVSIRFQVHYATSTDAQFIAVTGDHEYLGKWNAYIPLYYGKDGLWSHSVFLPKDTVVEWKFVLVENGEVTRWEECSNRLLQTGHENKVVHGWWGVH from the exons ATGGGCGCGGTCTGGTCAGCCCTGCTGGTCGGCGGGGGTCTGGCGGGTGCGCTTTTCCTTTGGCTGCTGAGGGGCGACTCCGGGGAcccagagaaagatggggagtcGCAGAAGGACACCCCTTCGGGGGAGGCTGCGGCTCCCGGAGGCGAGCAGGGTGGTGGAGGCGGCGGCCCAAGCCCTGGACCTGCCAAGACGGAGCCGGACCCCAAAGCAG AGCATCTTCAGGAATGCAATGGACATTTGATTTCTGTGACTAAAGGTCCTGCTGACCTGCACAAAGCACAGCAACTACAGAATCCTTCTGGAGCAGACTGGGGCAATGCCAGTCAGGATGTTCTAAACACACACTCCAGGGCTTACTCTGAAGTTTCAAGAAATAAAGGCCTGGAATCTCATGCAGGAGAGCAGAGATTCCACGAAGGACAAGAGAGCCCTGCTAAAGCAGCTACTCGTGTGATTCAGAAGTTGCCCGCTAACAATCTGCTCGTGGACAAAGCTAAAGAAGTGAGGCTTGCACAGCCGGACAGTCAGGACTCTGCTGACCATGAAGACTGGGAAGTGTTATCTAGACACTCATTGAGGGGTGATGTTGGTTTGGGTGGTAGTCTTGAGGCTTCTGGGTTACGCCTAAGCCAGGGAATGGACTGTGGCAGAAGCCCTCTTGTGGGAACAGGAGGTTGGAGAGCAGATGGGAAAGCAGTGTCTCCAGAGCCTCAGCAAGTTAGCATCAGGTTCCAGGTGCACTATGCCACCAGCACTGATGCACAGTTCATTGCAGTAACTGGAGACCATGAGTATCTTGGGAAATGGAATGCATACATTCCACTCTACTATGGCAAGGATGGGCTCTGGTCTCATTCTGTCTTCCTGCCGAAAGATACAGTGGTAGAGTGGAAGTTTGTGTTGGTAGAGAATGGAGAGGTTACTCGCTGGGAGGAATGCAGCAATAGACTCCTACAGACTGGCCATGAGAACAAAGTGGTTCATGGGTGGTGGGGAGTTCACTAA